A window of Stenotrophomonas indicatrix genomic DNA:
CAGGTCGCGCTGGCCTGGCTGCTGGCGCAGGCACCGTGGATCGTGCCGATTCCGGGTACGACCAAGATCCATCGCCTGGAAGAGAACCTCGCCGCCGCCGACCTGCAGCTGTCTCCCGCCGAGCTGGAGCGCATCGCGCAGACGCTGCAGGAGATCGCCATCGTCGGCGAGCGCTACAACGCGCAGCGCGCAGCGCAGGCCAAGGGCTGATCGCAGTGTGTGCGGACTTTCGTCCTGTGCTGGGTGTGGTCTTTCGATCTTTGGTGGGCGCGGACTTTCGTCCTGTGCTGGGTGCGGACTCTCGTCCTGTGGTGGGTGCGGACCGTTGGTCCGTACGCCTCACCCCACCATCGGCCCGCGCAGCGCATCAAGCACCGTACGCATCGCCACGGTGACGTGCCGGCGTGACGGGTAATACGCGTAGTAGCCATCGAAGTGCGGGCACCAGTCATCCAGTGTTGATTGCAGGCGGCCTTCCAGCAGGGCCGCCTGCACCTGGTCTTCGGGCAGCCAGGCCAGTCCGCTGCCGGCCAGCGCCGCAGCCCGCGTCATGCCCATGGTGTTGAAGGTCCATTGGCCGGAGACGCGGATGCTCAGTTCGTGGCCATCCTGACCGAAATCCCACGGCATCAGGCCGCCATGGGTGGGCAGGCGCAGGGTGATGCAGTTGTGCGCGGCCAGATCGTGCGGATGCACCGGCGCCACGTGCTGACGGAAGTACGACGGTGCCCCCACCACGCGCATGCGCAGCGGCGGACTGATCGGCAGCGCCACCATGTCGCGTGCCAGGCGCTCACCGAGACGGATGCCGATGTCGTAGCGCTCGGCGACGATGTCGGCCAGGCCGTAATCGGTGGTCAGCTCGACCTTCAGGTCCGGGTACTGCTGCAGCAGCGGCGCCAGCCTGGGCCAGGCCAGGTATTCGGCGGCGTGGCCGGTGGCGTTGATGCGGATGGTGCCTGCGGGGCGCTCGCGGTACTCGGCCAGCGCGGCCAGTTCGTCTTCGATCTCGGCCAGGCGCGGGGCCAGGGTTTCCAGCAGGCGGGCACCGGCCTCGGTGGTGGCGACACTGCGGGTGGTGCGGGTCAGCAGGCGCACGCCCAGTCGCTCTTCCAGCCCGCGCATGGCGTGGCTGAGGGCGGACTGGGAGACGCCAAGCTGGGCAGCGGCCTTGGTGAAGCTGCCTTCGCGGGCGACATGGACGAAGGCTTGCAGGTCGTTGAGGTTTTCACGCGGCATGAGGGGATGATACGGCCGGGCTGCGCCCGGCGCCCGCGGTAGTGCCGGCCGCGGGCCGGCAACCGCAACAGCAACAGCCGGAGCAACAGCAACAGCGGGCTTCCTGTGGAGCGGCATGGCCTGCTCTTGGTGGGTGTCGACCTTGGTCGACACGTAGATCCGCGCCATGCGTGGATGCGTGCCCGGTGCTGCCGGGGTTGTTCGGTTAATGCGCCACGTCGATTTGTGGTTCCGTGGTTCGTCGAATGGGTACTTTCCAAACAACAGGGAGCAGCACATGAGCACCGACAGCAAACCCAAGGGCCCGGCGTCCTATTTTCCTTCCATCGAAAAGACCTACGGGCAGCCGGTGACGCATTGGCTGGGCCTGCTGGCCAAACGGCCGGGGCTGAAGCACATGGAACTGGTCAGCTTCCTGAAATCCGAGCACGGGCTGGGCCATGGCCACGCAAACGCCCTGGTCGCCCACCACCTGGCCACCCAGCGCTGAGACAACCGCTCCACCGAGCGCAGCGACCCGCTTCTGCTCTTCTTTTCTCTCTACGTGGCTGGACGCGCACGGAAATTGTCCAAGGCCGGGGGAGATGGGGGCGCGGGGGTGTCCGCGGCATGGGCCCGAGGCATGCCTCGGGCGGGTTGGGCAGGACGCCCAACCCCGGTCTTGCCGTGTGCGCAGGACAGCGCACACGAGCAAGACGCGGCCAAGCCTCCAGGGACGGATTAACGGCGTCCCCCGCGACCCCATCTCCCCCGGCCAAGCGCGGCTTTTGCTGTTGGTACACCAGCCACGAGGGGCTGCGCCGTTCGCCGCAACTCCCAACTGAACGATTTCATCTGCAACTGTCATGCAGATCGTGTCTAATACCGCTCCCCACCCGTAGTGCCCCCACCTGTATGTCCCTCCAATCCCATGGCCCGGCGCCGTGCGACGACGCTGACGGCCACCTGGTCACCGCTGGCCCGCTGACCCCGCCGCCCGATGTTGCCGGCACCCCCGCCGATGAGAAGGCGCTGCGCCACTCGGTCGCCGAGGACGTGCAGGGCATGGTGCTGGCCATGCTCGTGGCCTCACTGGGCCTGGCCATCTTCGCCAAGGGCGGGCTGATGATCGGCGGCATGGCCGGCATGGCCTTCCTGCTGCACTATTCGATGGGCTGGAACTTCGGCCTGGTGTTCGTGCTGGTCAACCTGCCGTTCTACTGGGTGGCCGTGCGCCGCATGGGCTGGGAATTCACCCTGAAGACGTTCGCAGCGGTCACCGCCTGCGGCCTGCTCACCGACATCCTGCCGCGCTGGGCGGACTTTTCGCATATCGCGCCGCTGTACTCGGCGCTGGTCGGGGGCGCGCTGTCCGGCCTGGGCATCCTGTTCTTCATCCGCCATCGCGCCAGCCTCGGCGGCATCGGCATCCTGGCGGTGTACCTGCAGCGCACCCGCGGCTGGAGCGCCGGCAAAGTGCAGATGTCCTTCGATGCGTGCCTGATGGTGGCCGCGTTCTTCGTGCTGTCGCCGTCCAAAGTGATGTACTCGGCCATCGGTGCGGTGGTACTCAGCCTGGTGCTGATGTTCAACCACCGCCCGGGCCGCTACATGGGCGTCTGATTCCGCATTCGGCGGATCGCCCGCCCAGGTGCCACGCGCCCCGGTAGCGCCGGGCCATGCCCGGCGGATGCGCATCAGCCGCGCGCTGCCTGTACCCACGGCGGTGCCAGCTTCAGCAGCGTTGCATGCACCGGGCAGTCCTCGGCATGCGCGCCCGGCAGGTAGCCCAGGCTCATCAGGAACTCGCCGGTGATCTCGCCACCGGTGAAGCGGAACGTCTTCTTGAACAGCTTCACCCAGTCGGCCTTGCTGCGCGGATGGTGTGCGTCCAGCCAGGCGGCGAAGCTGCCGTGGCTCTGGCGCAGCTGCTGGATCACTTGCGCGTTGTGGATCGCCGCCAGCACCTTCAAGCGGTTGCGGATGATGCCCGGGTTCGACAGCAGGCGCTCGATGTCCTGCTCGGCGTAGGCCGCCACGCGATCAACGTCGAACGCGTCATAGGCCGCGCGGAATCCCTCGCGCTTCTTCAGGATGGTCTCCCAGCTCAGGCCGGCCTGGTTGATCTCCAGCAGCAGGCGCTCGAACAGTTCACGCTCATCGCGCTGCGGGAAGCCATATTCATTGGCGTGGTAGTACTCGTGCACCGGATGGCCCGGGGCGATGCGGCAGTATCCGCTCATGGTGTGGCCGCCTCCGCGCGGTCGTCGCTGCGATCAATCTCCAGCTGGCCCGCCGCGCCGTCAAGCAGCAGCGTCGGCCAGCGCGGCGGCTGCATGGTCAGGCGGCCGTCGCGCAGGGCCTGCGGGGCCCCGTCCGAGGTGCGCTGGTCAACGTGCTGGAAGGAAACCTCACCCTCCTTTCTCCAGCCAGCCGGTTCACGCACGTGCAGCTGGCAGCGCGGACCGCTGTACAGACTGGTCATGCACAGCAGCACGTCGTCTTGGCCATCGCCGTCCAGATCACGGCGCAGGGTGACGCAGCGGTTGTCGCCGGTCTTGTCGTCGTCCAGGCAATCGCCCGCATCCAAGCGACGGTCCAGTACCGCCTGCCACCAGTCATCGGCTGGCGAGGCGGTGCCCTTGGCCTGCACGATCCGGGACTTCAGGCTGGCCAGGTCGCGCACGCCATCGTCGATGTCGTTATCCCAGCGTGACTCACGCTTCTGCCGGGCCAGGGCCTGCACGATGATGCTGGAGGCGCGGGTGTCGGCCGCCAATGACGGTGCTTTCTGCAGCGTGCGCAGCGCCTGCACACCTCGACGGCCCAGCTCGAAACGCAGCTGATTTGCGGCGTCCGCAGTCATCAACGCCGGATCGGCGCGCAGGCGCTTCATCTGGCTGGCCAGGGTGATGCGCACCGGGTCGATCACCGGCGAGATGGCCAGCAGTGCGGTTGCCAGCACGGCCCAGCACATCCAGCGGTTGACCGTCTCAAGCCGATGCAGCCAACGCCCGTGCCGGCGCAGTGCGGCGAAGGCGTAGCCGATGGCATATCCGGCAATCAGCACTGCCACCGCCACGCCCCAGAAGCGCGAGAGGGTCCAGCCGTACTGGCTGACCCGCAGGGACATCGCATACAGCGCCAGGCCGGCGTAGATCGGCAGTGCCAGCAGGCTGGCCTCGACCAGCCGGCGCAGCCATGCCGGGTAGGGCGGGGTGCCGTCGTCGTGCTGGTAGACCGCGTTGGCCAGGCTGATCAGCAGCACCGCCAGCACCAGCAGCAGGCTGGCGGCCGAACGCGTGGCCCACAGCGGCGCCAGCCCGGTGAACGGCAGCGACAGCACGAACAGCACCGCGATGAACGACAGCAATGGCAGCAGGCCGCGGCAGATCGCGAAGAGCACCTGGCGGGTGATCTGCATCGCGCGATGCTGGGTGCGCCCGATCAGCACGCCGAAGCCTGCCAGCATGCCGGTGGCCAAGGCGATGAAGGCATCGCTGCCGAACAGGACGTGGAAAAAGTCGACCTTGACCATCCGGAACAGCGCCGCCCACAGCCACAGCAGCAGCCAGGTCAAGCCGGTGAACACCGCCGCCAGCACCAGGGTCAGCCCGTTCTGCCAGGCGCGTTCGAACAACGCGCCATAGTCGGCCCGCCAATGTCCGGCATGCAGGCGGAACTGCCACCACGGCAGGGCAATGAACGTGGCAACGGCCAGGCAGATCGAGAGCGGAACCTGCAGCACGGCCGCATACAGCGCGGTTTCTCCGCTCAGGTTCCAGGCGGTCCAGGCGGCCAGTGCGAGGACCAGCAACGAGGCCAACCCGGCGTGCAGCCACAGGCGCCAGGCCTTCAGATCGACCAGCGTCAATGCCACTGCGGTGGGCACGGTCAATACCCAGGCATACCAGCAGTAGCGCCAGCCGATGTCCCGGAACGGCCATTGATCCGCCAGTTCCTGGGCCGCGAAAAGCATCAGCCCCTGCAGCAGCGCGATCAACACGATCATGCTGCGGGTGGGCCATGACAGCGTTGCATCCTGCTGCATCGGGTCGTCCTCCTTGCAAGAGCGCCATCCTAGCCCATCCCTTCGCGCCCGCATCCGGTCGCAGCGGTTAGAATGGCGCCCATGCCAGTAACGCCGACTTCCCTCGCCAATCACCTGCTCGTGGCGCTGCCGTCGCTGATCGACGCCACCTTCGCCCGCACCGTCGCGCTGATCTGCCAGCACGACGAGAACGGGGCAATGGGGGTGCTGGTCAACCAGCCGTCCGAGTACACCCTGGGCGAAGTGCTTGCGCAGATGGATATCGCTACCGGCGATGGCGTCCTGCAGGCGCGTCCGGTGCTCAATGGCGGACCGGTGCATCCCGAGCGTGGCTTCGTCATCCATGACGACGCGCGCGCGTGGGATTCCAGCCTCGTCGTCGGTGAGGGCCTGTACCTGACCACCTCGCGTGACATCCTCGAGGCGATGGCGCGTGGCGAAGGTCCGGCCAATGCCGTGGTCACCCTGGGCTGCGCGGGCTGGAGTGCCGGCCAGCTGGAAAGCGAACTGTCCGAAAACAGCTGGCTGACCGTGCCGGCCGATGCCGAACTGGTGTTCCAGCTGCCGCTGGAACAGCGCTGGCAGGGCGCCGCGTCGCGCATTGGCGTCGATCTGTTCCGGCTGACCGATTACAGCGGCCATGTCTGAGCCGGCCCTCATCCGTCGCGATGGCACCGTACTCGGTTTCGATGTCGGCTCGCGCCGGATCGGCGTGGCGATCGGCAGTGCCTTCGCCGCGCATGCACGCGCGGTGGCCGTGGTCGATGTGCACGGCAATGGCCCCGACTGGGCGGCGATCGAACGCCTGCTCAAGGAATGGAAGCCCGATGGCCTGGTGGTCGGCGATCCGCTGACCCTGGACGGCCAGGACCAGCCCAACCGCAAGCGCGCGCAGGGCTTTGCCCGCCAGCTGCGGGAACGTTTCAAGCTGCCGGTGGTGATGATCGACGAGCGTTCCAGCTCGGTCGAGGCCGCCCGCCGCTTCGCCGTCGAGCGCGCCGAAGGGCGCAAGCGTCGCCGCGACGCGGCTGCGCTCGATGCCGTGGCTGCGGCGGTGATCATCGACCGCTGGTTGTCGTCGCCGGACGACGCCATTCCCATTCCCTGACGATACGAACCCCGCCATGACCGCCCAGCAACTCGATGACTCCGGCCGCCTGCGCCACCTGTTGACGCTTGAAGGTCTTCCCCGCGACACCCTGGTGCAACTGCTCGACCGCGCTGGCCAGATCCGCGATGCCGCGGTCGGCCGTGTCGGCAACAAGCGCCACGTGCTGGGCGGATCGGCGGTGTGCACGTTGTTCTTCGAACCCTCCACCCGTACCCGCAGCTCGTTCCATCTGGCGGCGCAGCGGCTGGGTGCGGACGTGCTGAACTTCGACGCCTCCACCTCGTCCACGCGCAAGGGCGAAACCGCCTGCGACACGCTGAAGAACCTGGAAGCGATGGGCGTGCGTGGTTTCATCGTTCGCCACCCCGATGACGGCGCCGTGGCGGCGCTGGCTGCGGTGGCGGGCGAGGGCACCGCGCTGGTCAATGCCGGCGACGGCCGCAGCTCGCACCCGACCCAGGGGCTGCTGGACATGCTGACCCTGCGCCAGGCCAAGGGCCCGGACTTCTCGAAGATGAAGGTGGTGATCGTCGGTGACGTCAAGCACTCACGCGTGGCCCGCACCGACCTGCATGCCCTGCGCACGCTGGGCGTGGGCGAGATCCGCGTATGCGGCCCGCAGTCGCTGCTGCCTGACGACGACACCCTCAAGGGCTGCGTGGTCGGTGATGATTTCGACGCGATGCTGGAAGGCGTCGACGCGCTGATGATGTTGCGCCTGCAGCGCGAGCGCATGGAAGAAGGCCTGGTGCCGTCGCTGGAGCAGTACCACGCACAGTACGGCCTGAACACCGCACGCCTGGCCCGCGCCGGCAAGGACGCAGCCGTGCTGCACCCGGGCCCGATCAACCGCGGCGTGGAAGTGACCGATGAAGTGGCCGACGGCCCGCAGTCGTGGGTGCTGCGCCAGGTCGCCAACGGCGTCGCCGTACGCATGGCCGTGCTGGAAACCCTGCTGGGTTGATTGCCTCCGATTGCTGCGTTGGTGGGTGCCAACCTGGGTTGGCACGTACACTGCTTTGGTAGATGCCAACCTTGGTTGGCACTATCCGTCCGTGCTGAATGCCTCCGGTCGATCACCCAAGGCCTCAAGCTCCCACTCGCACCATGCGTGCCGATACTGCCCCAACTGCGTCGTCAGACCCGCCCTGATCGGATTGCCCATCAGGTACATCGCATGCCGGTACAACGATTCGTCCGAGCGGATCGCATGATCGTGGTAGCAGGCCTGCCAGAAGCGCCCGCCCCTTCCCAACAACCGGTTTGCCTGCTGCGCCGTGCGCGATTTGAAGCGCTTCATGACGGTTTCCAGTGTTCCCGCGCGTAGTTCGAGCAGCCAGTGGATGTGATCGGGCATGACCACGTAGGCGATCGAGCGGGTGAAGCCTTCCTGATCCAGCCTCTGGAATTCCTGGATTGCCAGGGCTGCGGCAGCGTCTTTGGCGAACAGGGGCGCGCGGCAATCCACGACGGTAGTCAGGATGTAGCTGAGGCCGATGCTGGAGCGACGGCCGAGCAGGAGGCGGACGTTTTGCATGGCGCAAGCTTGGGCGGACATGCTTGCGACGGACATCGGGGAACGGCTTGATCTTGGGTAGGCTGGTGCCAACCAAGGTTGGCATCTACCAGAATGGGGCCAACCAAGGTTGGCCTCTACCGGAGCAAGCGCTCAGCGCTTCTGGGCGAACAGCCACGCCCACATCGCCGCGTCGGCGTAGGTGGCATCCCAGGCATTGTGGTTGCCTTCCGCGTACTCGGTATAGCGCACGTCGCGCGCGCCGGCGGTCTGGAACGCGGCATGCAGCCGGCGATCATCATCCGGTGGCACCACATCATCCAGCGCGCCGTGGAAGATCCAGATCGGGGTGCGCTGCAACCGTTGCGCGATCACCGCATAGGGATCCGCTTCGTTCGCCACCTGCTCGACGAACAGGGTAGGGCGTACCGCACGTGGTGCCAGCACCGCACCGCAGACCGGTACGATCGCGGCAAAGCGTTTCGGATCGTCCAGCGCGATGTTCCAGCTGCCATAGCCGCCCATCGACATTCCGGTCAGGTACTGCCTTGCCGGGTCAGCGCCGAACTCGGCGATCGTGGCGTCCAGTGCCGCAATCGCCACGCGGTTGTTGCGGCCGCTCCATTCCTCGTCGCCGGGAACCTGCGGAAACACCGCCAGCGCGGGGAAGTCGGCCGCGTGCCGACGCAGGTACGGGCCCAGGCCTGCGTGGGTCTGCTTCACGCCATCGCCGCCGCGCTCGCCGGAGCCGTGCAGGAACAGCACCACCGGCAGCGGACCAGCCGCGCGCGCGGCAGCGGCTGGGATGAACACCTGGTAGTAGGCGGTGTCGCCGTCCACCTTCACCGCGCGTGCCTCGAAGTGGCCGCGGGCACCGGGCGGCGTACTGGCACACCCGGTCAACATCAGCAGGGCCAGCAGCGGCAGCCAGCGCAGAAGCGATCGAAGCATGGCGGTTCCCATGAGGGCGATGTCGCCTCGATGGTAGTGCGCTGCGGCCGGCCCGGCATCGTGCGCCGCATCACTGCGGGCGCGGGAAGCTGGCGATGATCTCCAGCTGCTCCTGCGCTTCGGCATTGCCGCCTGCGGCCGCGGCCTGCACCTGCGCCATGTCCGGGTGTAGCACCACCAGCAACGGGTTCTCGCACACCGGGCACACATACTCGGTGGCGTCCTCGTCCAGTTCCATCACCATTGCCCGCGAACTGCCTTTCCACTCGCAGGCGGCACAGGTGTGAAGCTGGTCGCGCCAACCCGGCGCAAAGTAGTTTTCGATCGTCGTTGCCATGGCAGTTCCAGTCAGTGCAGCAGGACCATGGTGGCCAGGCCGAGGAAAGTAAAGAAGCCCATCGAGTCGGTCACCGCTGTCAGGAAGATGCCGCTGGCCAGCGCCGGATCGAAGCCGAAGCGCTTCAGGCCCAGGGGCACCAGCACGCCGGCAAGCGCCGCGAACAACAGGTTGCAGGTCAGCGCGATGGCGATCACGGCCGAGAGCCCGGGCGAGTGGAACCAGGCGAGCACGATCAGGCCCAGCACCGAGCCGAGCACCACGCCATTGAGCAGGGCCACCCGCACTTCCTTCCACAGCAGCGTGCGTGCGTTGGAGCTGCCGACCTGGCCCAGTGCCAGGCCGCGCACCATCAGCGCCAGCACCTGGGTGCCGGCGTTGCCGCCGAGGCCAGCGACGATCGGCATCAACACCGCCAGGGCGACCAGCTTGTCGATGGTGCCCTCGAAGTGGCCGACCACGCTGGAGGCCAGGAAGGCTGTGCACAGATTCACCGACAGCCACATCAAGCGGCGGCGCATCGCGCGCCAGACCGGGCTGAACAGGTCCTCGTCCTCGTCCAGGCCGGCGGCGCCCAGCGCCTGGTGCTCGGCCTGGCCACGGATGATGTCGACCACGTCATCGATGGTGATGCGGCCGATCAGGATGTTGTTGTCATCCACCACCGGCGCCGAGATCCAGTCATGGTCGGAGAACTGCCGCGCCACTTCCTGGTCGCTTTCGCCGACATCGATGGCAGGCTGCTCATCGTCGATCAGGCGGTTGATCGGGGTGGTGTCTTCGTGGGTCACCAGCGAGGCCAGCGACACCCGGCCCAGGTACTGGTGGCGGCGGCTGACCACGAACAGGTGATCGGTGTGGTCCGGCAGTTCGCCGCGCAGGCGCAGGTAGCGCAGCACCACATCGACGTTGACGTCGGCGCGTACCGTCACCACGTCCGGGTTCATCAGGCGGCCGGCGCTGTCCTCGGGGTAGGACAGCACCTGCTCCAGGCGCTCGCGGTTCTCGCGGTCCATCGACTTGAGGACTTCGTCGATGACCGTGTCCGGCAGGTCTTCAACCAGGTCGGCCAGATCGTCGATGTCGAGGTCTTCGACCGCGGCGATGATTTCGTCCGGGTCCATGTCCGCGAGCAGGCTTTCGCGCACGTCGTCGCCGACGTGGACCAGCACCTCGCCATCGTCTTCCGGATCGACCAGGCCCCAGACGATCTCGCGTTTGCCCGGTGGCAGCGATTCGAGCAGGTTGCCGATCTCGGCCGGCGCCAGGGTATTGACCAGACGGCGTACCGGGCCCAGCCGACCGCTGTCCAGTGCATCGGACAGCATCCGCAACTGGCGCGCAGTCTTGTCGTGGCGTACGGCCTCAGCCATCGCAGCTCCCGCGGGATAAGAAAAGCCGCGATCCTGGCAAGGATGCGGCAACAGGGGTGTTCAGCGCGTCATTATCGCAAGGGGATGTTTCAGCGCATACCCCGCTGGCCACAGGCCATTGGGGTCCACGCATGCCACCTCATCCCCCGCCTGTCGGCGCGCTCCTTGAACAACAAGGGGCTGCTGCCCCAGATCGAATCCGCCGGGCATGGCCCGGCGCTACCAAAGGTGGCACGCGGCGGTAGCGCCGGGCCGTGCCCGGCAAGCGCGTAGCGCGGGGGTCAGGACGCGTCCGCCACAAGCGCCAGCCAGCGCTCGATGCCGCGGCGGTCACGCATGCCCAGCAGCTTCGGTGCGCGGGCGCGCAAGGCACCGAGATCCGCATCACGGACCGCCCGGCGGACTTCCAGCAGGGTGCCCGGGTGCAGGCTGAACTCGGTCAGGCCCAGCGCCAGCAGCAGCGGGGTCATCCGTGCGTCGCCGGCGATTTCGCCGCATACCGCTACCGGAATGCGATGGCGTGCGCCGGTCTCGATCACCATCTGCAGCAGGCGCAGCACGGCCGGATGCAGCGGCGAATACAGTTCGCCCAGTGCTTCGTTGTTGCGGTCGGCGGCCAGCAGGTACTGCACCAGATCGTTGGTGCCGATCGACAGGAAGTCGACCAGGTCGATGAAACTCTCCAGCGCCAGCGCGGCGGCGGGTACTTCGATCATCGCACCCAGTGGCACATGCTCGGCCACCATGTGGCCCTCGGCGCGCAGTTGCTCGCCCAGTTTCAGCATGCGCCGGCGCACCGCCAGCAGTTCGTCGCGGGTGCTGACCATGGGCACCAGCACGCGCAGCTTGCCGTAGGCCGAGGCACGCAGGATCGCGCGCATCTGGGTGTCGGCCACCTTGGGCCGCGCCAGCGACAGGCGCACGCCGCGCAGGCCCAGCGCCGGGTTTTCCTCGTTGCTCAGGGTCAGGCCGGTGCGGTCGGCCTTGTCTGCACCCAGGTCGAGGGTGCGGATGGTCACCGGCCGGCCACTCATGCCCAGCGCCGCATCGCGGTAGGTCTGGAACTGTTCTTCTTCGTCCGGCAGCTCGTTGCGCTGCAGGAACAGGAATTCGGTGCGGTACAGGCCCAGGCCATGGGCGCCCAGCGCATGCGCCTGGGTCACATCTTCCAGCGATTCGGCGTTGGCCAGCAGTGCGATGTCGACGTGGTCGCGGGTACGGCTGGGCTTGCTGCGCAGGCGGCCAAGCTCGCGCTGCTCGCGTGCGTGCTCCTTCAGGCGCGCCCGGTAATCACGCAGGTTATCGGCCTGCGGGTTGACGGTGATGCTGCCGTCGGCGCCATCGATGATCAGCACGTCGCCGTCGATCACCTTGTTCAGCAGCTGCGGCACGCTGACGATCAACGGCAGGTGCAGGCTGCGGGCAAGGATCGCACTGTGCGAAAGCGCGCTGCCAGCGCTGGTGACGATGCCGACCACGCCATGCGATTGCAGCTGGGCCAGCTCGGAAGGGGCGATGTTGTCGCAGACCAGGATTTCGCCGGCCAGGCCCTTCACCACTGCGGGCCGTTCCGGCTGCAGGAACGCGTGG
This region includes:
- the ptsP gene encoding phosphoenolpyruvate--protein phosphotransferase, with amino-acid sequence MPRARAGQTPTGQRPVQLLAGHGAARGTAMGRARVRLPHALEVAEQRVAPSQVESELARLHRAVDAARTEMHELRQRLHGALNQEVGEFLDLHALLLDDPELLFGLDELIRSGPYSAGYALRLQRDRLAKVFDGMDDAYLKSRMDDLDHVIGRIHAFLQPERPAVVKGLAGEILVCDNIAPSELAQLQSHGVVGIVTSAGSALSHSAILARSLHLPLIVSVPQLLNKVIDGDVLIIDGADGSITVNPQADNLRDYRARLKEHAREQRELGRLRSKPSRTRDHVDIALLANAESLEDVTQAHALGAHGLGLYRTEFLFLQRNELPDEEEQFQTYRDAALGMSGRPVTIRTLDLGADKADRTGLTLSNEENPALGLRGVRLSLARPKVADTQMRAILRASAYGKLRVLVPMVSTRDELLAVRRRMLKLGEQLRAEGHMVAEHVPLGAMIEVPAAALALESFIDLVDFLSIGTNDLVQYLLAADRNNEALGELYSPLHPAVLRLLQMVIETGARHRIPVAVCGEIAGDARMTPLLLALGLTEFSLHPGTLLEVRRAVRDADLGALRARAPKLLGMRDRRGIERWLALVADAS